The following proteins come from a genomic window of Nycticebus coucang isolate mNycCou1 chromosome 11, mNycCou1.pri, whole genome shotgun sequence:
- the LOC128560275 gene encoding 60S ribosomal protein L5-like, which produces MGFVKVVKNKAYFKRFQVKFRRRREGKTDYYARKRLVIQDKNKYNTPKYRMIVQVTNREIICQIAYARIEGDMIVCAAYAHELPKYGVKVGLTNYAAAYCTGLLLAHRLLNRFGMDKIYEGQVEVTGDEYNVESINGQPSAFTCYLDAGLARTTTGNKVFGALKGAVDGGLSIPHSTKRFPGYDSESKGFNAEVHQKHIMGQTVADYMCYLMEEDEDAFKKQFSQYIKNNVTPDMEEMYKKAHVAIGDNPVYEKKPKREVKKKRWNRPKMSLAQKKDRGAQKKASFLRAQERAAES; this is translated from the coding sequence ATGGGGTTTGTTAAAGTTGTCAAGAATAAGGCCTACTTTAAGAGATTCCAAGTGAAATTTAGAAGACGACGAGAGGGTAAAACTGATTACTATGCTCGGAAACGCTTGGTGATACAGGATAAAAATAAGTACAACACACCCAAATACAGAATGATAGTTCAAGTGACTAACAGAGAAATCATTTGTCAGATTGCTTATGCCCGTATAGAAGGGGATATGATAGTCTGTGCAGCTTATGCACATGAACTACCAAAATACGGTGTGAAGGTTGGCCTGACAAATTATGCTGCAGCATACTGTACTGGCCTACTGCTGGCCCACAGGCTTCTCAATAGGTTTGGCATGGACAAGATCTATGAAGGCCAAGTGGAGGTGACTGGCGATGAATACAACGTGGAAAGCATCAATGGCCAACCTAGTGCTTTTACATGCTATttggatgcaggccttgccagGACTACCACTGGCAATAAAGTTTTTGGAGCCCTGAAGGGAGCTGTGGATGGAGGCTTGTCTATCCCGCACAGTACCAAACGATTCCCTGGTTATGATTCTGAAAGCAAGGGATTTAATGCTGAAGTACATCAGAAGCATATCATGGGACAGACTGTTGCGGATTATATGTGTTACCTaatggaagaagatgaagatgctTTCAAAAAACAGTTCTCGCAATACATAAAGAATAACGTCACTCCAGACATGGAGGAGATGTATAAGAAAGCTCATGTGGCTATAGGAGATAACCCAGTCTATGAGAAGAAGCCCAAGAGAGAAGTTAAAAAGAAGAGATGGAACCGTCCCAAAATGTCCCTTGCCCAGAAGAAAGATCGGGGAGCTCAAAAGAAGGCAAGCTTCCTTAGAGCTCAGGAGCGAGCAGCTGAAAGCTAA